A single Carettochelys insculpta isolate YL-2023 chromosome 2, ASM3395843v1, whole genome shotgun sequence DNA region contains:
- the JCAD gene encoding junctional cadherin 5-associated protein isoform X1 → MFSVEDLLISHGYKLSKTPPASYENKTDGDQPEMTENITSRGTPNGFETDSGAYIHKKPLAKGSLTSSEGSHGSQGRHVGPSYHPDLQGLSTFQTSEGGFYDKPVLAWSVGPKTDKDLAYWRRRGQDFSVLLGYTDKGDSEMKGLAPSRGGYSHAKEGELEVGVGAENVTRSGLTETWKVPSDYKWQSLRSESWKQPKKLGRHMSDGDREKLLQDLYSLSLGDNVLSSRNKGKSQSLPRVLSPDTLKCVEIPSLVNNHHFLSSTKVPSGPQNRLPLEFTKTREMGSHLLPLAKPKYGRPLKPPPYEVHQQTRAPVETSGFQDHQQTEEPVSYLTKGIELKPDTYIPDSGLEPPVYVPPPSYKSPPQPSVNQHSLSEVPNYDLCFDNNQQHPVERAICHPSSISTLETVGEHCKDDYLPHGKQSHSGHTDDYLHSIQYIPFDDPRIRHIQIAHPESFQGNVRHSENTNPTALQERAIEPCNSAFLDPSNLLHTVKGEKPPDSTMHNNRWLATSNRFQENWALPDQRDNCDTGTHLPRHETNQEHTKVNLSERNLHMDSTCETVTRLKKFEPGTGVQTKKSSKKKMNETIFCLVSVPVKSESNLPDTDRNNNLTESPDKKNEFDNNGALQEQSLLSMSSTDLELQALTGSMTNKTELQKQELWKPKEMKQMHDLRFTQSTKHRELKYSGSWPGDQYKDQQTQTCFTEDPKNSQIFHGISSEPNNKLTAPKFLARTTSVVGSELAGLPPDDRKCRQNTYNMKGQVNLSPSSNSAFSRTATSVIEVHSPKAYQSQPYGFCTNIPTQERETGAVVRGDVVKGETSAPCNSKELFGQFLLKPVGRRPWDAISELESFNKELQGQEESTSSEDGMQSEGTKQDCGPTKTGTSRTDESTQELWPHNKLKTVIPEVPVFRQERVKSKSESWSAEFKSDSGSCGVSQSWNVKESSSLDGLVDGSVITETNKNRTNKQRASLAPVRRVLSSSPSNQSNPFNHMDLLETKEDRNYVTNALEFVKWNKSAILRSDKPSERGSVVRLSLINRNQGHSEPDLRTVGLDIDPETGANSSDFSSNANTMEIPPNESLQARAARILGIEVAVESLIPGDRTGHHQCTSSANGIQEPELSSGRIVCDQVKAKDCSYEGRRKCGWTESSLFVGERDLSFLSGDYQSADQKASSKTLVTEQGFEPHVGLNGQAEDPALPCKSSTHQLAERNVSIPSSEKRVRSTSKVIETLQGKLASPPSRTVMDRLVRMKEVDSVSRMRRLSIKSADSGEEVDEEKPRVQEERGSYAPLSSNELSRKMVHTGAVSKRIISLNKNGHTTTLGKKKADRDFYLDMYDPSRVERV, encoded by the exons GTTTTATGACAAGCCTGTGTTAGCATGGTCTGTGGGGCCAAAGACTGATAAAGATCTGGCGTACTGGAGAAGAAGAGGACAAGACTTTAGTGTATTACTGGGTTACACTGACAAAGGAGACTCTGAAATGAAGGGATTGGCGCCATCCCGTGGGGGGTACAGCCATGCTAAAGAAGGTGAGCTGGAGGTAGGAGTAGGAGCAGAGAATGTGACAAGAAGCGGCTTGACGGAGACCTGGAAAGTGCCCAGTGACTACAAATGGCAGAGTTTAAGATCAGAAAGCTGGAAACAACCTAAAAAATTAGGAAGACATATGTCTGATGGGGATAGAGAGAAACTGCTTCAAGACCTTTACTCATTGTCTCTGGGAGACAATGTGCTTAGCTCCCGTAACAAAGGGAAATCACAATCATTACCAAGAGTTCTTTCACCAGACACCCTGAAGTGTGTGGAAATACCTTCCCTGGTGAATAATCATCACTTTCTAAGCAGCACTAAAGTACCCTCTGGCCCCCAAAACAGACTGCCTTTGGAATTCACAAAAACCAGGGAAATGGGAAGCCACCTTCTTCCTCTGGCCAAGCCCAAGTATGGCAGACCCCTTAAGCCCCCACCCTATGAAGTGCACCAACAGACAAGGGCGCCGGTAGAAACCAGTGGCTTTCAGGACCACCAGCAAACAGAGGAGCCTGTCTCATATTTAACCAAAGGTATTGAGCTGAAGCCAGACACTTACATTCCAGACTCTGGTTTAGAGCCACCTGTCTACGTACCGCCTCCATCTTACAAGTCCCCACCTCAGCCAAGTGTGAATCAGCATTCCCTCAGTGAAGTGCCTAACTATGACTTGTGTTTTGACAACAATCAGCAGCATCCAGTGGAGAGGGCCATCTGTCATCCGTCTTCCATTAGTACATTGGAAACTGTGGGTGAACACTGCAAAGATGACTACCTTCCTCACGGAAAACAAAGCCATTCTGGGCATACTGATGACTACCTGCATTCCATTCAGTATATTCCTTTTGATGATCCTCGAATACGGCATATTCAAATAGCACATCCAGAGAGCTTCCAGGGCAACGTTAGACACTCTGAAAATACCAACCCTACTGCTTTGCAGGAGAGAGCTATCGAACCATGTAATAGTGCCTTTTTGGATCCATCAAACTTACTACATACTGTAAAAGGTGAGAAACCTCCTGATAGCACCATGCATAACAACAGGTGGTTAGCGACATCCAACAGATTTCAGGAAAACTGGGCCCTGCCTGACCAAAGGGATAACTGTGACACTGGTACTCACCTTCCCAGACATGAAACTAATCAGGAGCACACGAAAGTCAACCTTTCTGAAAGAAACCTACATATGGATAGCACCTGTGAGACTGTTACTAGACTTAAAAAGTTTGAACCTGGAACTGGGGTGCAGACCAAAAAGagttcaaagaaaaaaatgaatgaaactaTATTTTGTTTGGTTTCTGTCCCAGTTAAATCTGAATCAAATCTGCCAGATACTGATAGGAACAATAACTTAACTGAGAGCCCTGATAAGAAGAATGAGTTTGATAACAATGGAGCTTTGCAAGAACAAAGTCTCTTAAGTATGTCTTCAACTGACTTGGAGTTACAAGCTCTCACAGGAAGCATGACCAATAAAACGGAGTTACAAAAACAAGAGCTGTGGAAACCAAAGGAGATGAAACAAATGCATGACCTCAGATTTACTCAGAGTACAAAACACAGGGAACTCAAATACTCTGGCTCTTGGCCAGGCGATCAGTACAAAGACCAGCAAACACAGACCTGTTTCACTGAAGACCCTAAAAACTCACAAATTTTCCATGGTATAAGCTCTGAACCAAATAATAAACTAACAGCTCCAAAATTCTTAGCCCGTACAACATCTGTGGTTGGGTCAGAGCTGGCAGGTTTGCCCCCTGATGACAGGAAATGTAGGCAAAATACATACAATATGAAAGGTCAGGTGAACCTCAGTCCATCCAGCAATAGTGCATTTTCAAGGACTGCTACCTCAGTAATTGAGGTACATTCACCAAAGGCATATCAGAGCCAGCCATATGGGTTCTGCACAAACATACCAACCCAAGAAAGGGAAACAGGTGCAGTTGTCCGAGGTGATGTTGTCAAGGGTGAAACAAGTGCTCCCTGCAACAGTAAAGAACTGTTTGGTCAATTTCTCTTGAAACCTGTTGGTCGCCGTCCCTGGGATGCAATAAGTGAGTTAGAAAGTTTTAACAAGGAGCTTCAAGGACAGGAAGAAAGCACTAGTAGTGAAGACGGCATGCAGAGTGAGGGAACCAAGCAGGACTGTGGCCCTACAAAGACAGGGACCTCCAGAACTGATGAGTCAACTCAGGAACTCTGGCCTCATAACAAGCTAAAAACTGTGATACCAGAAGTTCCCGTATTTAGACAAGAAAGAGTTAAAAGTAAGTCTGAAAGTTGGAGTGCAGAGTTTAAGTCTGATTCAGGTAGCTGTGgggtctcacagagctggaatgtGAAAGAGAGCAGTAGTTTAGACGGGCTAGTGGATGGAAGTGTGATAACAGAGACAAACAAgaacagaacaaacaaacagagaGCTAGTTTGGCTCCAGTCAGGAGAGTTTTGTCCAGTAGTCCAAGTAATCAGAGTAATCCATTCAATCATATGGACTTACTAGAGACAAAGGAAGATAGAAATTATGTAACTAATGCATTAGAATTTGTAAAATGGAACAAAAGTGCAATTCTCAGAAGTGATAAACCTTCGGAGAGAGGATCTGTAGTGAGATTGTCTTTAATTAATAGAAATCAAGGTCACTCTGAGCCAGATTTGAGGACTGTGGGCCTGGATATTGACCCTGAAACTGGTGCTAACAGCTCTGATTTTTCCTCAAATGCAAATACTATGGAGATCCCCCCAAATGAGTCACTGCAGGCAAGAGCTGCAAGGATTCTGGGAATAGAGGTAGCAGTGGAGTCTCTAATTCCTGGGGACAGAACTGGCCACCACCAATGCACCAGCTCTGCAAATGGTATTCAAGAGCCTGAATTATCATCAGGTAGAATAGTATGTGACCAAGTAAAAGCAAAAGACTGCTCTTATGAGGGCAGACGAAAGTGTGGGTGGACAGAAAGCTCTCTCTTTGTGGGAGAGAGAGACTTGTCCTTTTTGAGTGGTGACTACCAAAGTGCTGACCAAAAAGCCAGTTCTAAAACACTGGTAACTGAGCAAGGTTTTGAACCTCATGTTGGTCTCAATGGGCAAGCTGAGGATCCAGCCCTGCCTTGCAAGTCTAGTACACATCAACTTGCTGAAAGGAACGTGAGCATTCCGAGCTCTGAAAAGAGAGTGAGAAGCACCTCGAAGGTGATTGAGACATTACAAGGCAAActtgcctctccccctagccgaACTGTCATGGATCGTTTGGTGCGAATGAAAGAAGTTGACTCAGTTTCCCGTATGCGGCGGCTGAGTATCAAGAGTGCAGATTCTGGGGAGGAAGTAGATGAGGAGAAGCCCAGGGTACAAGAGGAGAGGGGAAGCTATGCCCCACTCAGCAGTAATGAACTCTCTCGCAAAATGGTGCACACAGGCGCTGTTTCCAAGCGCATTATCTCTCTCAACAAAAATGGACACACAACCACACTAGGCAAGAAGAAGGCTGACAGAGACTTTTATCTAG ATATGTATGATCCCTCCAGGGTTGAAAGGGTGTGA
- the JCAD gene encoding junctional cadherin 5-associated protein isoform X2, whose protein sequence is MNWFYDKPVLAWSVGPKTDKDLAYWRRRGQDFSVLLGYTDKGDSEMKGLAPSRGGYSHAKEGELEVGVGAENVTRSGLTETWKVPSDYKWQSLRSESWKQPKKLGRHMSDGDREKLLQDLYSLSLGDNVLSSRNKGKSQSLPRVLSPDTLKCVEIPSLVNNHHFLSSTKVPSGPQNRLPLEFTKTREMGSHLLPLAKPKYGRPLKPPPYEVHQQTRAPVETSGFQDHQQTEEPVSYLTKGIELKPDTYIPDSGLEPPVYVPPPSYKSPPQPSVNQHSLSEVPNYDLCFDNNQQHPVERAICHPSSISTLETVGEHCKDDYLPHGKQSHSGHTDDYLHSIQYIPFDDPRIRHIQIAHPESFQGNVRHSENTNPTALQERAIEPCNSAFLDPSNLLHTVKGEKPPDSTMHNNRWLATSNRFQENWALPDQRDNCDTGTHLPRHETNQEHTKVNLSERNLHMDSTCETVTRLKKFEPGTGVQTKKSSKKKMNETIFCLVSVPVKSESNLPDTDRNNNLTESPDKKNEFDNNGALQEQSLLSMSSTDLELQALTGSMTNKTELQKQELWKPKEMKQMHDLRFTQSTKHRELKYSGSWPGDQYKDQQTQTCFTEDPKNSQIFHGISSEPNNKLTAPKFLARTTSVVGSELAGLPPDDRKCRQNTYNMKGQVNLSPSSNSAFSRTATSVIEVHSPKAYQSQPYGFCTNIPTQERETGAVVRGDVVKGETSAPCNSKELFGQFLLKPVGRRPWDAISELESFNKELQGQEESTSSEDGMQSEGTKQDCGPTKTGTSRTDESTQELWPHNKLKTVIPEVPVFRQERVKSKSESWSAEFKSDSGSCGVSQSWNVKESSSLDGLVDGSVITETNKNRTNKQRASLAPVRRVLSSSPSNQSNPFNHMDLLETKEDRNYVTNALEFVKWNKSAILRSDKPSERGSVVRLSLINRNQGHSEPDLRTVGLDIDPETGANSSDFSSNANTMEIPPNESLQARAARILGIEVAVESLIPGDRTGHHQCTSSANGIQEPELSSGRIVCDQVKAKDCSYEGRRKCGWTESSLFVGERDLSFLSGDYQSADQKASSKTLVTEQGFEPHVGLNGQAEDPALPCKSSTHQLAERNVSIPSSEKRVRSTSKVIETLQGKLASPPSRTVMDRLVRMKEVDSVSRMRRLSIKSADSGEEVDEEKPRVQEERGSYAPLSSNELSRKMVHTGAVSKRIISLNKNGHTTTLGKKKADRDFYLDMYDPSRVERV, encoded by the exons GTTTTATGACAAGCCTGTGTTAGCATGGTCTGTGGGGCCAAAGACTGATAAAGATCTGGCGTACTGGAGAAGAAGAGGACAAGACTTTAGTGTATTACTGGGTTACACTGACAAAGGAGACTCTGAAATGAAGGGATTGGCGCCATCCCGTGGGGGGTACAGCCATGCTAAAGAAGGTGAGCTGGAGGTAGGAGTAGGAGCAGAGAATGTGACAAGAAGCGGCTTGACGGAGACCTGGAAAGTGCCCAGTGACTACAAATGGCAGAGTTTAAGATCAGAAAGCTGGAAACAACCTAAAAAATTAGGAAGACATATGTCTGATGGGGATAGAGAGAAACTGCTTCAAGACCTTTACTCATTGTCTCTGGGAGACAATGTGCTTAGCTCCCGTAACAAAGGGAAATCACAATCATTACCAAGAGTTCTTTCACCAGACACCCTGAAGTGTGTGGAAATACCTTCCCTGGTGAATAATCATCACTTTCTAAGCAGCACTAAAGTACCCTCTGGCCCCCAAAACAGACTGCCTTTGGAATTCACAAAAACCAGGGAAATGGGAAGCCACCTTCTTCCTCTGGCCAAGCCCAAGTATGGCAGACCCCTTAAGCCCCCACCCTATGAAGTGCACCAACAGACAAGGGCGCCGGTAGAAACCAGTGGCTTTCAGGACCACCAGCAAACAGAGGAGCCTGTCTCATATTTAACCAAAGGTATTGAGCTGAAGCCAGACACTTACATTCCAGACTCTGGTTTAGAGCCACCTGTCTACGTACCGCCTCCATCTTACAAGTCCCCACCTCAGCCAAGTGTGAATCAGCATTCCCTCAGTGAAGTGCCTAACTATGACTTGTGTTTTGACAACAATCAGCAGCATCCAGTGGAGAGGGCCATCTGTCATCCGTCTTCCATTAGTACATTGGAAACTGTGGGTGAACACTGCAAAGATGACTACCTTCCTCACGGAAAACAAAGCCATTCTGGGCATACTGATGACTACCTGCATTCCATTCAGTATATTCCTTTTGATGATCCTCGAATACGGCATATTCAAATAGCACATCCAGAGAGCTTCCAGGGCAACGTTAGACACTCTGAAAATACCAACCCTACTGCTTTGCAGGAGAGAGCTATCGAACCATGTAATAGTGCCTTTTTGGATCCATCAAACTTACTACATACTGTAAAAGGTGAGAAACCTCCTGATAGCACCATGCATAACAACAGGTGGTTAGCGACATCCAACAGATTTCAGGAAAACTGGGCCCTGCCTGACCAAAGGGATAACTGTGACACTGGTACTCACCTTCCCAGACATGAAACTAATCAGGAGCACACGAAAGTCAACCTTTCTGAAAGAAACCTACATATGGATAGCACCTGTGAGACTGTTACTAGACTTAAAAAGTTTGAACCTGGAACTGGGGTGCAGACCAAAAAGagttcaaagaaaaaaatgaatgaaactaTATTTTGTTTGGTTTCTGTCCCAGTTAAATCTGAATCAAATCTGCCAGATACTGATAGGAACAATAACTTAACTGAGAGCCCTGATAAGAAGAATGAGTTTGATAACAATGGAGCTTTGCAAGAACAAAGTCTCTTAAGTATGTCTTCAACTGACTTGGAGTTACAAGCTCTCACAGGAAGCATGACCAATAAAACGGAGTTACAAAAACAAGAGCTGTGGAAACCAAAGGAGATGAAACAAATGCATGACCTCAGATTTACTCAGAGTACAAAACACAGGGAACTCAAATACTCTGGCTCTTGGCCAGGCGATCAGTACAAAGACCAGCAAACACAGACCTGTTTCACTGAAGACCCTAAAAACTCACAAATTTTCCATGGTATAAGCTCTGAACCAAATAATAAACTAACAGCTCCAAAATTCTTAGCCCGTACAACATCTGTGGTTGGGTCAGAGCTGGCAGGTTTGCCCCCTGATGACAGGAAATGTAGGCAAAATACATACAATATGAAAGGTCAGGTGAACCTCAGTCCATCCAGCAATAGTGCATTTTCAAGGACTGCTACCTCAGTAATTGAGGTACATTCACCAAAGGCATATCAGAGCCAGCCATATGGGTTCTGCACAAACATACCAACCCAAGAAAGGGAAACAGGTGCAGTTGTCCGAGGTGATGTTGTCAAGGGTGAAACAAGTGCTCCCTGCAACAGTAAAGAACTGTTTGGTCAATTTCTCTTGAAACCTGTTGGTCGCCGTCCCTGGGATGCAATAAGTGAGTTAGAAAGTTTTAACAAGGAGCTTCAAGGACAGGAAGAAAGCACTAGTAGTGAAGACGGCATGCAGAGTGAGGGAACCAAGCAGGACTGTGGCCCTACAAAGACAGGGACCTCCAGAACTGATGAGTCAACTCAGGAACTCTGGCCTCATAACAAGCTAAAAACTGTGATACCAGAAGTTCCCGTATTTAGACAAGAAAGAGTTAAAAGTAAGTCTGAAAGTTGGAGTGCAGAGTTTAAGTCTGATTCAGGTAGCTGTGgggtctcacagagctggaatgtGAAAGAGAGCAGTAGTTTAGACGGGCTAGTGGATGGAAGTGTGATAACAGAGACAAACAAgaacagaacaaacaaacagagaGCTAGTTTGGCTCCAGTCAGGAGAGTTTTGTCCAGTAGTCCAAGTAATCAGAGTAATCCATTCAATCATATGGACTTACTAGAGACAAAGGAAGATAGAAATTATGTAACTAATGCATTAGAATTTGTAAAATGGAACAAAAGTGCAATTCTCAGAAGTGATAAACCTTCGGAGAGAGGATCTGTAGTGAGATTGTCTTTAATTAATAGAAATCAAGGTCACTCTGAGCCAGATTTGAGGACTGTGGGCCTGGATATTGACCCTGAAACTGGTGCTAACAGCTCTGATTTTTCCTCAAATGCAAATACTATGGAGATCCCCCCAAATGAGTCACTGCAGGCAAGAGCTGCAAGGATTCTGGGAATAGAGGTAGCAGTGGAGTCTCTAATTCCTGGGGACAGAACTGGCCACCACCAATGCACCAGCTCTGCAAATGGTATTCAAGAGCCTGAATTATCATCAGGTAGAATAGTATGTGACCAAGTAAAAGCAAAAGACTGCTCTTATGAGGGCAGACGAAAGTGTGGGTGGACAGAAAGCTCTCTCTTTGTGGGAGAGAGAGACTTGTCCTTTTTGAGTGGTGACTACCAAAGTGCTGACCAAAAAGCCAGTTCTAAAACACTGGTAACTGAGCAAGGTTTTGAACCTCATGTTGGTCTCAATGGGCAAGCTGAGGATCCAGCCCTGCCTTGCAAGTCTAGTACACATCAACTTGCTGAAAGGAACGTGAGCATTCCGAGCTCTGAAAAGAGAGTGAGAAGCACCTCGAAGGTGATTGAGACATTACAAGGCAAActtgcctctccccctagccgaACTGTCATGGATCGTTTGGTGCGAATGAAAGAAGTTGACTCAGTTTCCCGTATGCGGCGGCTGAGTATCAAGAGTGCAGATTCTGGGGAGGAAGTAGATGAGGAGAAGCCCAGGGTACAAGAGGAGAGGGGAAGCTATGCCCCACTCAGCAGTAATGAACTCTCTCGCAAAATGGTGCACACAGGCGCTGTTTCCAAGCGCATTATCTCTCTCAACAAAAATGGACACACAACCACACTAGGCAAGAAGAAGGCTGACAGAGACTTTTATCTAG ATATGTATGATCCCTCCAGGGTTGAAAGGGTGTGA